Proteins encoded together in one Ciconia boyciana chromosome 25, ASM3463844v1, whole genome shotgun sequence window:
- the TMEM230 gene encoding transmembrane protein 230, whose amino-acid sequence MMPSRTNLTAGIPSSKVKYSKLSSTDDGYIDLQFKKSPPKIPYKAIALAVVLFMIGTFLIIIGALLLAGYISKGGTDRAIPVLIIGILVFLPGFYHLRIAYYASKGYRGYSYDDIPDFDD is encoded by the exons ATGATGCCGTCACGTACAAATCTGACTGCTGGGATTCCCAGTAGCAAAGTCAAATATTCCAAGCTTTCCAGCACTGATGATGGATATATTGACCTGCAG tTCAAGAAGAGCCCACCAAAAATCCCCTACAAGGCAATTGCACTGGCTGTTGTGCTCTTCATGATTGGGACCTTCCTCATTATCATAGGAGCCCTCCTCTTGGCAGGATACATTAGCAAAGGC GGAACGGACCGTGCTATCCCCGTGCTCATCATTGGGATCCTTGTGTTTCTCCCAGGCTTCTACCACCTGCGCATTGCATACTACGCTTCCAAAGGCTACCGGGGCTATTCCTATGACGATATCCCAGATTTTGATGATTGA